CTGCTCCCTGGAGGAATCTATCGGAATTGCAGAAGAGTCGATACCGCCGGATGGCGTCCGAGGAACGCCTTAGACGTCGTAATGCATTGCAAAATTGCTGATATGATATgaattaaaaaactattttaagTTGTgcacgacatgccgcagccggatgtaagcctttacgggaaGTCAATGctggccacatttgccgatgacgtgtgcgtcacctacaggtcccgatgcgagcacgacgcagccgatggtatccaggactttgcataccggttctcggaatgggtaagacgttggaacattggcatcaatagcagtaaatccaacaacgtctgctatactttaaagcggagaacgccaccgcccgtctacatcgaggaagcccccgtaccacaACCGAATCTGGAattctggatcgcagactcacatttgccaagcatgtgaccgacatcagaaAACGCCTACGTGCCAAGGTGGCGAagctatccaacaagctgacaatttacaaacagatcttagcaccaaactggaagtgtgggtgccaaatctggggcttggcatgcgaCAGCCACATCAAAAGgatccaggctattcaaaataaggtagcaagactcatcaccggctgcgagtggtttgttcgaaacaccacCCTGCACAGAGACCTGAAACTCCCAACGGTATttgacgaaataaaccagcactcgagcagataccatgacaggctggagcgccacagaaatcggctggccagcgctctaaacagatctcgcccaccaaggaggctcaatagaaggcaaccgagggatctcattacccgatctcctttgacaagggtcagcagaagctgacgcttatcttaaatcctatttgttattGTGATTGTGATTGTTAGCAATTGTAGtaaaattactgtaaatttgaaaaagctaactatagttagccggcgagcccaaatGGGCTGAActaatagataagaaggacacaaaggggctccaagacttccccgtatgacttaataaataaagtaaataaaaaaaaaaataaagaaaaaactcAATTCTCATGCTGCTGACGATGGCTTCAAAACAATTTCCACTGGCTGTCAATGCAACTGGGTAACATTCTTTATGCAAATCGAATTGAAACAGCAGCTGCCAGGGAAGTTGAGTAGGTGGCTGTCACCTACAATTGCAATGAAGAGCATATAGACATTTCTATATGTATAAGAAGTTCTATAAAACCCGCGCTCTTTTATTAAGAGCATTTTATTGCCGggaaaatcaatcaaaattgAGTGCAAAGTGTTTGACATCGTTGTTCGCTTAATTGATTGCTTCCACAGCAGCGCAGGATATCAATCAATGCCGCTGGCAAAGCTATTTAACCGGCTTTAAAACGGCTTAATTTTCTCGCTAACGACCGCAAAGTTAAAGTGTGAAAATCACCGTGCTAATGGGTTAAGAGCAAGGCTAAAGGACATTTACCCCTTGGCCTTATTCATCACACTGTCGTTCATAAATTGCACAGCATTATCCTTTCAGACCGTAATTCTTCAGAAATGTAACACGTCCGGTGGCAtaaagttttcaattttcccCTCACTATTCGGATTCCCGTGGCATTGGCAATTTATTTCCATATTTCAGCAGCTCCATTGACATTTGCAGCACAGAAATGCATGCCAAAGGATACGAGTTCTAGTGCACACAAAACAGGACTCGCCGAGtccttatttatatttctccGCTCTGGGCCAAAAACTCGGTTAGGATTAGGGCACTGaagtttctgtttctgtggCTGTCTGtgcgaaatgcaaaacaaatcaataaactGGATACCCAACTCGCGAGTTACCCCGTTTTTTGGCTTGTTTCGACCCCACTAATTGGCCCATAAATAATTTAGAACGGCAACAAGTCAGCATGCcgcatatataaatattttttggtcATTCTTAGTCGGCCATTTAAAGAGCCAGACCCTTTTTTCATGTAGtctcaaatatatatatgagaGAGCTGAGTCAAAGTTTTACGTTATAATTGGTTTTTTCGGCATGTGGAAGAGACTTGGCCTGGACCACATGCCCTGAATCATCGTCTTGGCCCAAAGTTCTTGGCGAAAACTTTTGACCAGCTGTGGGTTTCGGGTTTTCCTGCCATTCCATGTACATTCGAGGAACTCTATCTCTTTCATATTATCCAGCAGGGAGCAGTTTTGCTCTCTGTTCGCTTGGGTTTTTCCGTTTTTCCGTTCAAACCTAATTTATAAGCATCAAAGAATACAAAATGTGCTGCCTGCAATTTCCGCTTTCCAATTTGAGACAGAGTTTacctttttgccttgcggtgGACACAGGTCGAGggagccaaaaataaaaaagagcCCGAAAAATAAGGAAACCGACAAACTTTTCGTTTCTTTTCGCAAAAATCAACAAGTGTTGCCACACACAAGTTTTCTTTTGACTCCTGACACTCGGTGACAGCTTTTCAAGGACTTCCTGTCACCGACATGACTTTTGACTTTAACTCTGTCCCACTGACGGATTTTTCTGACAGCTACCCGGATTCACAAGCGCAAACTTTGCCGTGTCCCTTAACTTTAATTGTGTTTGCCTAATTCAATGAGGGCCTGCTTTGCCTAGTGGCACATAATGCAATTTGAATTCACCCGATAATGTTATTTGCCCAGGGCCAGAAAGTCGCCTTCAATTAAACGGTGCGAGCTTGTACTTCTGCCAATCCTTTTTAGGCCAGGTCAAAAGCCTCGGCCGGCGAGGAAAATGCACTAATTAAGTGTACCGCCAAGCCCCCCAGTGGACTTTCTGCTGAAAGTAATAATGCCAAGGAGCCGGAGCCCCGGGAATTGTCATATTCCCCGGCCCATTAGCACAGGTGTGGCCTGCCATTGACAGCTGGCTTTCAGGACGAGAAGGTCGTCCGAAGAGGTTTTTCGGGATTTGTGTCCTTCTTTCCTTCTTTGCTGAAGGCTTTTGTTATTGTCGCATTATCCTGACACTTTAATTGGCGCTCATCGGGACGTAAGATGGGTAAGGCTAAGGCCCTTGCAGTTTGCTCTTAAACAACTTCAATAAACGATATGAACATTTTGATAGACATTCCGTATCCAAGCAATTGAGCACACATTTACGCAAATGGCagtgcacaaatgaaagtgCAATCAAACAGCTCCACCAGAATGGCAGCAAGTACAATTAGAAGACTCTGTCAACGGTGCACAcacttatattttttttttcagtcgAGTACTCACATCGATTCAACTTATACTCAACACCTACAGACGCTTTTCACATTGCATTGAAAAGGTTTTCCTCGTCCTCTTttccagcagcaacagcaacacatTCGATCACAGCTCGATTCCAAACTGCTGCCACACAGACGTTTCACATTTCCAATTACATTTCATGGAAATTTTTATGCTGCCAGGCGGTTATTTCAATGAATTGGGTATATCCAGTTCTTTTGCGAgtaaaattaaacatattttaaagAAGCAAACCATTCAATTATATTTCGATTGTCTTTAAAGTGCTTTTCTGTTTCGCAACAATCTTTAGATTTAtcatttatgtttttaatttgagCTCCTGCAAAGGTTTTTCTCCAAGGGTAACCGTATGTCTTATCCTTCAGGAATTTACTTCATATCTGTAATCGGAACCTTGGCATATtgaattgaaatatttaaacacaATTTATTACACAACAAAGAAAGCGGCAAGTTGCCTGTCCTTTTTGCTTTGATATTTTATTGAGACAGTCACTTGCCTGGTTTTCAACATTGCTTGGTTATCGACTGCTTTTGATAGCATTATGTGGCTGCTCGTTTCGCTGCTTCCGGTGCTCTTCATACTTCCGGTACAGTTCCAACATCCTGTCAGTTGCAAGCTGCAGCTGTACCGCGTTCCCCTGCGCCGCTTCCCCTCCGCCCGTCATCGCTTCGAGAAGTTGGGCATCCGGATGGACCGGCTGCGTTTGAAGTACGCCGAGGAGGTCAGCCATTTCCGTGGCGATTGGAGCTCGGCGGTGAAGAGCACACCGCTGAGCAATTATCTGGACGCCCAGTACTTTGGCCCCATCACCATTGGGACGCCGCCGCAGACATTCAAGGTGATATTCGATACGGGTTCCTCGAATCTCTGGGTGCCATCCGCCACGTGTGCGTCCACAATGGTGGCCTGTCGGGTGCACAATCGCTACTTTGCCAAGCGGTCGAAAAGTCACCAGGCGAGGGGAGACCGCTTTGCCATCCACTATGGCAGTGGCAGTCTGTCCGGCTTCCTTTCCACGGACACCGTTCGTGTGGCTGGTCTGGAGATTCGGGATCAGACCTTTGCCGAGGCCACCGAAATGCCGGGGCCCATCTTCCTGGCAGCCAAATTCGACGGCATCTTTGGACTGGCCTATCACAGCATCTCCATGCAGCGCATCAAGCCACCATTCTATGCGATGATGGAGCAGGGACTGCTCACGAAACCCATATTCAGTGTTTACCTCAGCAGACATGGCGAGAAGGATGGTGGAGCCATCTTCTTTGGCGGATCCAATCCGCATTACTACACCGGCAACTTTACGTATGTCCAGGTGAGCCATCGTGCCTATTGGCAGGTGAAAATGGATTCGGCAGTTATCCGGAATCTCGAGCTATGTCAGCAGGGATGTGAAGTGATTATCGACACGGGCACTTCTTTCCTGGCATTGCCCTACGACCAGGCTATACTCATCAATGAATCCATTGGGGGAACTCCCTCCTCCTTTGGTCAGTTTCTGGTTGCTTGCGACAGCGTTCCGGCCCTACCCAGAATAACCTTTACCTTGGGTGGGCGTACATTTTTCCTGGAGTCTCACGAGTACGTCTTTCAGGATATCTACCAGGATCGAAGGATCTGCTCCTCGGCGTTCATTGCCGTGGACCTGCCATCGCCCAGTGGACCGCTCTGGATTCTGGGGGATGTGTTTTTGGGCAAATACTATACGGAGTTCGACATGGAGAGGCATCGCATTGGATTCGCTGACGCCAGGAGCTGAGGCCATGTATGCTGTTTGATGTGCTTCTTGCTTTTTTCACCGACTGGTTGCCATAACACGCGAATCATCGAAAAGTACAAACGAAAAACGAACGTAACATTTTACATGCAAGCTGGCAAATACCCTTTATTCAcgtgtttaaaaatattgtttatttcgtctatttagaaattttttaataaaccaCTTCGGAACATAATTATACCCTAGACTCGTGACTGATCGAAGGGAGCGTTTCCTGCCATATGaagtatataaattatataaatactCCCTTTATCTTAGTAACGGGTATCAGATAGTCGTGAAACTCGATTCTAGCATTCCTGTTTTAAATcgaatttaaaattttatgttattttcTAACAAAAGAGAGTTGGTGGCCATCCATCTCGTTAAGTTCAATATACCCGCTGCCTCGTATTTGGCCATCCAAATGCTGTTAGCAAGCTGTTGCTTATTTTGGGCACGTGTACGTCATCGTACACTTGAAGCAATGTTCAAGGGGATCCGGGGGAAGGAAGGCAAAAATCAAAAcagaattttattattttattattttattacctgctgctgctccttttgCTGCCCGCCATGCACTAGTGCCCCTCGGAATGTTGGCTTCCACATCCGCGCCAGAATTCTGTGTGGGCGGAAGCTAATCAAAAAAATCGCTTTCAGCCAGTTGGAGTCGATAGAGAGGCGCAGAAGTGAAAAGGACGaagaaatgggaaatggggatGAGTTCCTTGGGCGCACTGGGGATGTAATTGATTCCCGGGAAAAACAATGTCTTCTTTTGTCTCTCTCAATTCCCTCGACTGCGGCGCTTCTGGCGGTTTTTCTACGTCGCTCCTAACTTAAATTGCTGgctttaaaaaaattaaataaatagctTTAAGTTTACGAGTGACGCGTTGCGTTTTTATTCAAATTCCCAGCCGCGCTCGCGATATCCTTCCGGATACTTTTGAGTTTACCCACCAACTTTTACGAGCTGTCTCAAAAATTACAAATACTCAGTGGGCTGCACACTTACAGGGTAGTTTGAATTTGGAGCGAGAAGtctttaattcaatttaactTTAACTACATTATGAAATATGTTAGAATGTAAAATCTGCAAATACCCTGTTTTTCTTAAGCTTATATAATAAAAGAATGTTCATGTGGAGATTACTGAGATTAGAAAGTAAGGGGCATCATTAGGTCGAAACATTCGGTACCAATCCACCCACTTTAtagttataaatatatatttacaagCAATCTACAATGTATATTTGTGCGTATTGACGTTGCTGTTTTATGTGCACGCATCGTTGGCTTTTGCGCCTTCAGCTTTTCTTCAGTTTTCCCCATTTCTGcggtatttatatatttctcttttttttggtggCGGCGGCGACTGTTTCCTTTTATTGTGCCCTGCCACTTTTTACATTGACCTTTCGCCTTCGTTTGCTCTGGCTGGCGGCTTACACGGCCTTTATTGATACTCTCCGGGCGACTTCTTTTGGCCTTTTTATGGCCTCCATTCACTTTCATTCACGGACGCATTTTTCTTCCCCCTCCCCATTTGCGGTTTTAAAAACTGTTGACTTTGCCGTCCTTTAAACTGTCGGCCTTCTTTCGTAGCAAACTTCTTTTAATCCAACCTTTTTTTAAAATGCGGTGTGAAATCCAGGGTATCCCCTCAGCCCATTCCACAGGATTAAATGCCTAATCCTCTCATCGAACCTTCATAACTTGGTGTTCAACAAAGCAAACCGGATTCCTGGTCAGCATTAGTTGCGCAAATATTCGATAAGGCACAGCCATTAGCAGCAACAATTTTCCAGGAACTAAGCCACGAAATAGGACGCTTACCGATTGCCTTTAAAGCCAACTTCACTCCGGCTTTGAGGGATAAAAATGGTAGCAGTAGCCATTTAAATGATAAGCCGACTGACGAGCTGCCAGAATTCTCCACTGGCTTTATACAGAGTTGTGCAATGTGAAGTCCTGCATCCTGGCAGTGGGAAAAATTCAAAGAGCAGGCATTGCAGCGATTCGCTCGTTAGGTGGCCTTTGCACAATCAACTGGGTGGCGCTAACAAGTCAGAAGCGCAGTGTATGCGACCCTTTGACAAATGTCACAGCTGTTTACGTACACACCAGAAAGGTCAGAacttcaataaattatttcgGAATGCAGGAGTCGCAAGATAAAACCAATTTGTATATAGAGCGGGGAATTTGTTAAACATGCACAAAATACTTTAGTTAAAAAACCAAGTGCACAAGAGCTTctggcatttgaaaatataaccatgaaagaagcattaaatgaaatatgaaTAAAATATGATGTATTTTAACATGTATTCTCTTCAATACGAATTAAATGGTAATGGATACTTTTTTGAGAAAAAAAGCTTTGGCAAAAAATggtacattttatttaaaaatgttttactttttctaaatgaaatgaaaatgcaaaattatAATGCAACAGCAAGCAAATACTTATGACCTCGCCCAATGAAActatttttaattctttttttagAAAACAATTTGTCACAGTGTGgatgataaaataaaatcgaGCCGAATGAATAGCGAAAATTGTTAATAAAAATCGGATGCTTTGAAGAGTGCTTGACTATGATTTATATACATGTAAAGGTAATTGTGAACTGGAACGCGAGGAATCCACTCGAAGAGGATACCCATCGGGGTATTCCAACTCGTAGTCAACCAAACGATTGCCATGGCGAAATGGGAGTAATTGGCCTGACAAAAGCCCTCAACTGAAGTCGAATATTTAGTGGCGGCTCCTTGCTGCTCATTTGCCCATGCTCTGCCAGATAACCAAGAGGCGACCCCTGCTGCCTACAGGATCCAGATAATCATCACAAAAGGACATCATGCCAGCGCCAGAAGTTGGTCGAAAAAACCCGCAGAATTAAATCATTCGATAAGATTATGCGTACAATCTCGGGCCGGCAGAATTTGTCCCCAGCCATTACCATGCAAATTCGCATCCCCTTCCACTCgaatgtttttattaaattcctCATGGGCATCCAGCCCGCAATGTCCTGGCTAATGACGCTCAAAACCGGGCTAATGAGTCAATAAGGCAATCTGCCGGCGCATAGGACCCGCCCATTCGTCCGTCCATCCATGTATGCCCCAAAGTTGTTATGCCACTTAATTACTTTAATATGACGTTTTGTGTGGTCTGTTATGACAGTTGAGTGCGGGGAGGGAGGGGCGGTGTGGGGATATTTAAACTATACCCGGCCTGCTGTTCCTGTCGTTTGTTTGGCCAGGCACTTTGACACCGACCGCCGGACATGTGCGTGCCACCCGATTGGCCAGGACATGCGGCATGTGGCCaagacatggacatggacaccTGCATTGCCAATGCCAATTACTTGGACGGCAATAGCAATTAATTTCGGGTGTGTGTTCGCAAGCcgcaaaatgaaaacaaataacTTTAAGTGGCTGGCTGCACCAAGTCGAAGTTTCCCAAGCCGAATTGAGGTCCATTGGAGTTTGGCAACTATGCACACATAGCATAACTTTGTTGGATTGGTTCAAGGTTCCAGCACGaaagtttttcatttaaatcttactttaattttgcACAATGACTGCAATGTATTATTTTGCAATCCAATATTCAAtcaatttttagtttttttctaTAAAGGTTTGAATTTGTGAAGAGTTGGACTGGCACATTCGATTCGAACAATGTGTTAcggaaaatattttcatttacaaaaggtTCTTTCCAAAAATGACATATACTTAAAGTTGGTAAAACCAGCAATTTTACAGATAAATTGCAGGCTAAACAGTTTTCTTCAACTACTAAAAGTGCTTTTCTTTTATACAAAAATTGCTTATACGAATAGATGAGCTCAAAGCCCAAGTGAACTTTTATAGCTCAATGATTTACTGATGTTTAACTGTTTGTCGATTGAGCTGGCTCAAGATTCTTGAACACTTAAAGACTGATCTCTATATAGTGGCCGTAAAAAGGACACTCATACGCTTTGACTCGTATAAATGTACTTACACATGTTGAGCGGCTAGATGAAGGAAAACATTATGGCCGGGATCATTTATCAAATATCCTTTGTGTGTCTGCCAGGCAAACATTAATCTAAGCGTCTGGCGAGTGGGTAACGCCATCAGTTTGAGGACCCTTTCCAAAACCACTTCCGTAAACTGTTTGAACAGCCCTCGGAGCCATTGAAAATGGCGCTGCCACAATATATTTTGTGTTAAGTAAGATTGCTATTCGCCCTTTCGCCCCCTAACAGGCCGAAAAAGTTTCAGGTTCGGTTTCGGAGCTCAAGGCTGGTCCTTTAGTTTCAAGGACACATGCCCGCATATCCTTTCAGTCACTTGCCACTAATCCCTGACGGCAGACGCGCGAACGCCGTCATTTTTAACACATTACACATACGCCGTGTGGGACGCGGTTCTTTGTTTGCCTGGCTGTCGCGTCTTAAACGTTCGATTTGGGCGAAAAACGTGACAATGTTAACGCGAAATTACACTCAAATAGGAAAATAAATGCAGTATATACGAGTATTGCAGGACCTCTGTCATCCTTTAAGTCAGCAATTGAACAAACAATGGCTGAGTGAAATGAAATCTGCAATAGCCTAATGGGTAATTATCTCAGGCAATTATTTGCAGAAAATGGCATTTGGAATTCATTGTTGCTCGGCGTTATTTGTGTTCATTAAAATGTAACTACTCGGCAGAATCCTCTTTAAAGTGTCGTAAAGATACCCGAATATCCGTTTCCACCTCTTTCGGTTTGTTTGTTGTGCGAAAACATTGAATGCCCCGTCACATCTGTCGCTTCCACACAGGCTGTGACATGCATACTAATTAGGGTGTCCCAGGAACTGCCTGATCCTGGGAGCCTGGGAGCCAGCTTAAAATGGATTTCCCCAAAAAGCGACGAATAATAAACCTAATCAGCCGTCAAGTCGACTACCGCCGCGTTACTGGCTTAGCGCcaaattttgaatttgaatttgaatgcaAACTGTTTCGAGTGCGACGCAATTCGAGTTGCGAAACTGCTGGCAGTTGGCAGCCGCTAATTTAGTACTTAACCAGCTTGCATTATTTTCCCGCTTTCCATATTCCATTTTCCGTTTCCCGAACCCAATTCCCCAACTGTCCATCAAACAATTATGCCAGCCAAGTGCATAATTAACTACGAGCTAGCTTGCATACGGTTGAAATTTTAACACACCAGCACACCCTTTTCGATGTCCTTCGATTGCATGTGGGTGGTTCTCTGCCTTTTTGTTTGTGCAGCTGACGTTCCAAAAAAGTTTCGTGGCGCCTCGCTTTTGAAAAAGGACATAGTCATTCGGAGTTTGCCacgtttgttatttttttttcagcaCTGTTCCCCAAAGAGATTTATGAAATCGAAAAACTTGCAACACTCCGGTCAAGGTAAACGAGTTCTTGTTTGGATTCCGAAGGGAGGGAGAGTGTTATAGAACTAATTGAAATGGGAAGAGGCCTTAAGGGATTTTATTGGACTAGAGCCAAAACTGTAGAAAGCGGTCCGTGATTTATAGGCCACAGCCAGCTTATTTCGAGTCATGCATCTTAATGGGTTAACCACAGGCCACTAAACCACTGCAATTCTATTTGAGATCTGCTCAGCAATTCAAATCAAGTGTCAGGCTGCAAAGGAGACGGGTCGGGCGGCAATGCATGGCCTGCAGTTTGATTTATGCGCCCTGCACTTTTGACAAAGTGTTTGCCATTGGACGTCTGTCTTTTGTCCCATTTCTCCATCAAATGCAGTCAAGTGGGAGGAAAGGAAACTGTGATGGGGGCAGTGATGGTATGACGAGAGAACGGAGCTGGAAATTCTCGTCAATTTACTAGTTCCTCTTTCCCATCTATAAAATAGTTGTTTCATAACTTGGCAGCTGCGCCAccatggcgtatacgtaatgaaGAGGATTTCGAACTACTTACAAGCCAGTTCTGAAAATAGATGTACCCCCACAGAAGGGTATTTCCTCAGGCAAATGCCAACTTCCGGCTTGTGGCATT
This genomic interval from Drosophila mauritiana strain mau12 chromosome 2R, ASM438214v1, whole genome shotgun sequence contains the following:
- the LOC117136615 gene encoding lysosomal aspartic protease isoform X2, whose amino-acid sequence is MWLLVSLLPVLFILPVQFQHPVSCKLQLYRVPLRRFPSARHRFEKLGIRMDRLRLKYAEEVSHFRGDWSSAVKSTPLSNYLDAQYFGPITIGTPPQTFKVIFDTGSSNLWVPSATCASTMVACRVHNRYFAKRSKSHQARGDRFAIHYGSGSLSGFLSTDTVRVAGLEIRDQTFAEATEMPGPIFLAAKFDGIFGLAYHSISMQRIKPPFYAMMEQGLLTKPIFSVYLSRHGEKDGGAIFFGGSNPHYYTGNFTYVQDIYQDRRICSSAFIAVDLPSPSGPLWILGDVFLGKYYTEFDMERHRIGFADARS
- the LOC117136615 gene encoding lysosomal aspartic protease isoform X1, which gives rise to MWLLVSLLPVLFILPVQFQHPVSCKLQLYRVPLRRFPSARHRFEKLGIRMDRLRLKYAEEVSHFRGDWSSAVKSTPLSNYLDAQYFGPITIGTPPQTFKVIFDTGSSNLWVPSATCASTMVACRVHNRYFAKRSKSHQARGDRFAIHYGSGSLSGFLSTDTVRVAGLEIRDQTFAEATEMPGPIFLAAKFDGIFGLAYHSISMQRIKPPFYAMMEQGLLTKPIFSVYLSRHGEKDGGAIFFGGSNPHYYTGNFTYVQVSHRAYWQVKMDSAVIRNLELCQQGCEVIIDTGTSFLALPYDQAILINESIGGTPSSFGQFLVACDSVPALPRITFTLGGRTFFLESHEYVFQDIYQDRRICSSAFIAVDLPSPSGPLWILGDVFLGKYYTEFDMERHRIGFADARS